In the Egibacteraceae bacterium genome, TCGAGCGCGTTCATCTCCCGGCCGCCGGCGAGCTTCACGCGACGGCGACAGGTGATGTCGTGGCTGATCTCGCGGATGGCCCGGATGGGGTTGTCGAGCGTGAGGTCGCGCATGATGGCGCCGCCCTCGATCATGCGCAGGACCAGGTCGGCGGTGGCGACCTTGAGCCAGACGGCGTACTCGCTCATGTTCGAGTCGCCGACGATGACGTGCAGGCGGCGGTAGCGCTCCGCGTCGGCGTGCGGCTCGTCGCGGGAGTTGATGATCGGCCGGCTGCGGGTGGTGGCCGAGGACAGCCCCTCCCAGATGTGCTCGGCGCGCTGGGAGATCGAGTAGACGGCCCCACGGGGCGTCTGCAGGACCTTGCCCGCCCCGGCGAAGATCTGGCGGGTGACGAGGAACGGGATGAGCGTGTCCGCGAGCTTCTGGAACTCGCCGAAGCGCGTGACGAGGTAGTTCTCGTGGCTGCCGTAGGAGTTGCCGGCGGAGTCGGTGTTGTTCTTGAACAGGTAGACCTCGCCGGCGATGCCCTCCTCGTGCAGCCGCTGCTCGGCCTGCTCGACGAGGCCCTCGAGGATCCGCTCGCCGGCCTTGTCGTGGACGACGACGTCGTAGACGGAGTCGCACTCCGGGGTCGCGTACTCGGGGTGACTGCCGACGTCGAGGTAGAGGCGCGCGCCGTTCTCGAGGAACACGTTCGACGAGCGCCCCCACGACACCACCCTGCGGAACAGGTAGCGGGCGACCTCGTCGGGCGACAGACGGCGCTGGCCCCGGAAGGTGCAGGTCACGCCGTACTCGATCTCGAGCCCGAAGATCCTGCGCTCCATGGGTGCCTGTCCTACCGCGTCGCCGTGGGGCCTCGGCCCCTGGGAGGACAAGTGTAGGGGCGGTCAGCTGAGCGCGGCGGCTACTTCGTCGGCGGACATGCGGAAGAACTTGCGGCGCCCGCGGTTGCGCTCGAGCCCGGCGACCTCGAGGGTGCGGGGCTCGATCGCGCGCTCCTCGGCGCTCGTGAGGGCGCGCTGCGCGGTGCGAAGAGCCGTGTCGCGGTCCATCCCCTCGCTGTAGGCCCCGGCGAGGCGGGTGTTGATGGCCTCGGCGCTGCCGCCGATGGCGACGTAGCCCGACTCGTCGGTGATCGAGCCGTCGTAGAGGATGTGGTACATCTCCAGGGCCTGGCCCCGGCTAGTCCCGCGGTCCTCGTCGGCGATCTCCGCGACGAGGAGCTCCACCTCGAAGGGCTTCGCACCCTCCGTAAAGGCCCTCCCGAGCGCGTTCGCGTAGGCGTTGGCGAGCGAGCGTCCCGTGACGTCCTGGCGGGCGTACTGGTAGCCGGTCACGTCGGCGAGGCGGATGCCCTGCACCCGCAGCTGGTCGAACTCGTTGTAGCGGCCCACCGCCGCGAAGGCGACACGGTCGTAGATCTCGCTGATCTTGTGCAGGGTCGCCGACGGGTTCTCGGCGATGAAGAGCACACCGCCGTCATAGGTGACCGCCACGACCGAGCGCCCCCGGCTGATGCCTTTGCGGGCGTAGTCGGCCCGGTCCTTCATCAGCTGCTCGGGCGACACGTACGGCATCGGCATCGACACGGCGACGTGCTCCTTATCTGGTCCCTGGGGGACGCGTGGTGGCCTCGCGGCCGGGGAGAGTTCTGGTTCCGTTGTGGGCTCGCCGGCCGGGCGGTGCTCCCGGCGCTAGATGGTGCGGCGCCCCGCGATGACGGTGCTAACCCGGTCGGCGACGGTGTCGCCGTCGAGCTCGGTGTAGCCCTTCGCGTCGATCACCGCCACGAGCGGGTAGATGCCGCGCACGAGGTCGGGTCCACCGGTGGCGGAGTCCTCGTCGGCGGCGTCCCAGAGCGCCTCTATGGCCATGTCGATGGCCTCTTCACGTTCGAGGCCGTCGCGGTAGCGCGCCTTCAGGCTGCCGCGCGCGTCACGCCCGCCCGATCCCTGGGTGGCGAACCGGCGCTCCTCGTAGCGGCCCCCGGCGACGTCGAACTCGTAGATGCACGAGCGCTGCGCCCGCGGGTCGTAGCCGGCGAAGAGAGGCACGACGAGCATGCCCTGCATGGCCATCGGCAGGTTCGCGCGCACCATCTGCGCGAGCTTGTTCGCCTTGCCGTCGAGCGAGAGCGGGCCGCCCTCCACCTTCTCGTAGTGCTCGAGCTCCGTGGCGAAGACCTTCGCGAGCTCCATGGCGGGTCCCGCGGCCCCGGAGATGGCCACCGCGGACCACGAGTCGGCCTCGAAGACCTTGCGCATGTCGCGCTTGGAGATGACGTTGCCCGACGTGGCCCGGCGGTCGCCGGCCATGACCACTCCCCCGTCGTAGGTGACGGCGAGCACCGTCGTTCCCTCGACGTGGTCGACCATCCCCCCGCGCACCGGCTCGACAGCGTGGGGGGAGAGGTCCGGTGCGCGGCGGCGCAGGAGCGCGGAGAAGCTCGGGCCGGACAGGTCGAAGGGGTCGAGCCCCTCCCAGCCACCCGGAAGGCTCGCCGGTACCTTCACGACGCGGCTCCCGGCGACAGCGGTGGGGCGGAGGGCAAGTGGCACATGTGCGGAACCCCTACGGTCTCGTGGTCGAGGCCAAGCGCGCCCATCTTAGCCCGACCTGTCGTCCGGTCC is a window encoding:
- the prcA gene encoding proteasome subunit alpha; the protein is MPMPYVSPEQLMKDRADYARKGISRGRSVVAVTYDGGVLFIAENPSATLHKISEIYDRVAFAAVGRYNEFDQLRVQGIRLADVTGYQYARQDVTGRSLANAYANALGRAFTEGAKPFEVELLVAEIADEDRGTSRGQALEMYHILYDGSITDESGYVAIGGSAEAINTRLAGAYSEGMDRDTALRTAQRALTSAEERAIEPRTLEVAGLERNRGRRKFFRMSADEVAAALS
- the pafA gene encoding Pup--protein ligase, whose amino-acid sequence is MERRIFGLEIEYGVTCTFRGQRRLSPDEVARYLFRRVVSWGRSSNVFLENGARLYLDVGSHPEYATPECDSVYDVVVHDKAGERILEGLVEQAEQRLHEEGIAGEVYLFKNNTDSAGNSYGSHENYLVTRFGEFQKLADTLIPFLVTRQIFAGAGKVLQTPRGAVYSISQRAEHIWEGLSSATTRSRPIINSRDEPHADAERYRRLHVIVGDSNMSEYAVWLKVATADLVLRMIEGGAIMRDLTLDNPIRAIREISHDITCRRRVKLAGGREMNALEIQQEYYERVAQFIEHTGMDPDSEKVLAEWGRVLQALNDDPLKLTRECDWVAKHNLIADYRARHDLPLSHPRVGMLDLQYHDVSRQRGLYYLLQRRDKVDRVVTDAEIDIARSTPPQTTRARLRGEFIRQAKRKRRDFTVDWVHLKLNDQAQRTVLCKDPFRYEDDRVDKLIASM
- the prcB gene encoding proteasome subunit beta, translated to MPLALRPTAVAGSRVVKVPASLPGGWEGLDPFDLSGPSFSALLRRRAPDLSPHAVEPVRGGMVDHVEGTTVLAVTYDGGVVMAGDRRATSGNVISKRDMRKVFEADSWSAVAISGAAGPAMELAKVFATELEHYEKVEGGPLSLDGKANKLAQMVRANLPMAMQGMLVVPLFAGYDPRAQRSCIYEFDVAGGRYEERRFATQGSGGRDARGSLKARYRDGLEREEAIDMAIEALWDAADEDSATGGPDLVRGIYPLVAVIDAKGYTELDGDTVADRVSTVIAGRRTI